From a single Calditrichota bacterium genomic region:
- a CDS encoding CcmD family protein — translation MGKMFYLVSAYIVLWAVLFGYILNLLKKQKVLSRELENLKKQFSQKDS, via the coding sequence ATGGGAAAAATGTTTTATCTTGTCTCCGCTTACATTGTTCTGTGGGCGGTGCTATTTGGTTACATTCTCAATCTTCTGAAGAAACAGAAAGTTCTGTCTCGTGAATTGGAAAATCTGAAAAAGCAATTCTCTCAAAAAGACAGTTGA
- a CDS encoding MATE family efflux transporter, which yields MKVKQRLQRMESQKMLPLILSFSLPSIISMTAMALYNVVDTIFVGRLGTNAIAGLTLIMPLQMFILAFGLLLGVGAASYIARSLGAKQYEKANHVFSSTVFMGLVVGIFILTVAVIYLEPLLRFIGRNSEATPQAMDYGLIIMFGIPIFLFNMMLSQIARAEGNPNIAMNSQLAGTILNIILDPIFIFGLKLGIKGAAIATILSGFIALTVIAGYFIGPNSHLKFSIKNIIPRKDELIEIGKAGVPSFTRHIAASFVAMLTNGLLAGYGAFALAIMGINNRFVMMFFMPMIGTGQGFMPIAGYNFGAKNFQRVKEAFWKATMLVSLFCLTGWVLVELFPETCIRIFSQDPTVISQGKSSLRLINAMLPLVGFQIIGSTLYQAIGNGLAGFVLSIARQVIAFLPIVIVFNYLFGLSGIFLAVPAADLFAAGLTALWLRYTFGQFSQ from the coding sequence ATGAAAGTAAAGCAGCGTCTGCAGCGCATGGAATCACAGAAAATGCTGCCTTTGATTCTGTCATTTTCCTTGCCTTCAATTATTTCCATGACCGCGATGGCGTTGTACAATGTCGTGGACACAATTTTTGTGGGCAGACTGGGAACAAATGCCATCGCCGGGTTGACGCTGATTATGCCGTTGCAGATGTTCATACTTGCTTTCGGCCTGTTACTCGGCGTCGGCGCCGCGTCCTACATTGCCAGAAGTCTCGGGGCGAAACAGTACGAAAAAGCCAATCACGTTTTTTCCAGTACCGTATTCATGGGACTGGTTGTAGGCATTTTCATTTTGACGGTCGCGGTTATTTATCTTGAGCCCTTGCTGCGATTCATCGGCAGAAACAGCGAAGCCACGCCTCAGGCAATGGATTACGGTCTCATTATCATGTTTGGTATTCCGATTTTTCTTTTCAACATGATGCTGAGCCAGATTGCCCGCGCCGAAGGAAATCCCAATATTGCCATGAATTCTCAACTCGCCGGAACAATTCTCAACATCATTCTCGATCCGATTTTTATTTTCGGGTTAAAATTGGGAATCAAAGGCGCTGCGATTGCCACAATTTTATCCGGATTTATCGCTTTGACGGTGATCGCGGGGTATTTTATCGGACCTAATAGCCACTTGAAATTCAGCATAAAAAATATCATTCCCAGAAAAGACGAGTTAATCGAAATCGGGAAGGCCGGCGTGCCTTCTTTCACCCGCCACATTGCCGCCAGCTTCGTCGCCATGCTGACGAACGGTCTGCTCGCTGGCTACGGGGCGTTTGCGCTGGCAATCATGGGAATCAACAACCGCTTCGTGATGATGTTTTTCATGCCCATGATCGGTACGGGGCAGGGATTTATGCCCATCGCCGGCTACAATTTCGGCGCGAAAAATTTCCAGCGCGTCAAAGAAGCGTTCTGGAAAGCGACGATGTTAGTGTCCCTTTTTTGTTTGACGGGCTGGGTGCTGGTAGAATTGTTCCCCGAAACATGTATTCGAATTTTCAGCCAGGATCCCACGGTCATCAGTCAGGGAAAATCCTCGCTGCGATTGATCAATGCCATGCTGCCGCTGGTGGGATTTCAAATCATCGGCTCCACGCTGTACCAGGCCATCGGCAACGGTCTCGCCGGATTTGTGCTTTCCATTGCCAGACAGGTGATTGCGTTCTTGCCGATCGTAATTGTGTTCAATTATTTATTT